DNA from Deltaproteobacteria bacterium:
CCCCCCCACGCCGGGCCGGGTCTTTGCGGACCCGGCGAGGATCGATCCATACTCGCGAGGATCCGGTCCTCTCCTGGACCGGAAGATCGAGAGGAGACCGCGAGCGTTGGGCGCATTCGAGGATCGCATTCGCTGGAACCACCGCTACTCGAGGGCGGGCTTCAGCCCCGACTGGGCGCCGGACGTCCACCTGGTGACGCGCCTCTCGGATCTGCCGGGCGGGCGGGCCCTGGACGTCGCCTGCGGGGTGGGCGCGAACGCCCTCTTCCTGGCCAAGCGGGGCTGGGAGGTGCACGCGGTGGATCTCTCCGACGTCGCCATCGAGCGGCTGCGGCGCGCGGCGAGCGCGGAGGGCGTGCTCAAGCAGATCCGGCTGGAGCTGGCCGATCTCTCCACCTGGGACTTCCCCGAGAACGCCTACGAGGTGGTGATCTGTACCCGCTTCCTCGACCGCAGCCTCTGCTCGAAGCTGGTCCGCGCCCTCGTCCCCGGGGGGGTGCTGTACTATCGCAGCTACACCATGGATCACCTGGAGAAGAAGCCCGACTTCGAGCGCGAGCGGCTCCTGGCCCCCGGCGAGCTCCAGGTGCTCTTCTCTGACCTGCTGGAGATGCACTACGAGGAGCTCGTCGAGGAGGAGACCGTGACCGCGGCCTACCTCGGACAGAAGCCGACCTGATGCGCGCGACCCCCAAGACCCTCGTGCCGGCCTGGCTGCTCGCCGGCCTGATCCTGCTCTCGACCGCCGCGCCCGGCGCCGCCCGGGCCCAGGGGCGCAACCAGTTCCTCGAGGAGGGCAAGCGCCTCATCGCCAAGGGCAAGCCCGGCGAGGCCGTGGAGGAGCTCTCCCGTGCCCTCGAGTTCCCGGAGCTCCCCCTCGTCCAGCGCATCGAGATCCTGGGCTACCTCGGGGCGGCCCAGCACCTCGCCGGCAACGAGGCCGAGGCCGGGGACGCCTGGGAGGAGCGGGTGCGCCTCGATCCCGACGGCGATCTCCCCGAGGACCTGCCCG
Protein-coding regions in this window:
- a CDS encoding class I SAM-dependent methyltransferase, yielding MGAFEDRIRWNHRYSRAGFSPDWAPDVHLVTRLSDLPGGRALDVACGVGANALFLAKRGWEVHAVDLSDVAIERLRRAASAEGVLKQIRLELADLSTWDFPENAYEVVICTRFLDRSLCSKLVRALVPGGVLYYRSYTMDHLEKKPDFERERLLAPGELQVLFSDLLEMHYEELVEEETVTAAYLGQKPT